A region from the Panicum hallii strain FIL2 chromosome 1, PHallii_v3.1, whole genome shotgun sequence genome encodes:
- the LOC112879799 gene encoding receptor-like serine/threonine-protein kinase SD1-8: protein MKTRTVVWVANRDTPIKGGNGSLTLSTNSLDLLDRRGNNVWSSRSRFSTNSPQAFLLDSGNLVINDSMSGTPNPLWQSFADPCDTLLSGMTIGYDTSPTIRYMQLTSWKSLSDPSTGSYSIKLDPRRRPPELLLFNDTTLLCRTGPWNGQGFSGQPYLKTTNKLAFNMTVHDDSAYYSFTSLDSSVQWRFVMSSDGIAHRWYSNPSKDDWVEYWHWPQSQCDTYAFCGPNGACLNDDCTCLQEFVPRSPNDWTQRNFTGGCVRNATLSCSSANGFYRLQHVKVPDTLNATMVGGKSLDDCKELCLKNCSCSAYALLGESNCVVWSGDLVDVVLFVDGINDLYTRVSSNNPSRPGPNVAIVVSISVVGVLLSVSAMLGFCYHRSRQKHLPLALEQEHAPGPKLAAKNLDLDAIRVATNNFANQNCIVSTRSRTIFKGTLPNFGDLAIKRLNTEAGLEELKNEVKMLAKLDHPNIIRMLGSCTGNNENVICYEYMPGGSLDAVLFAEDEKSAVLDWPSRLHIMQGICEGLLYLHEHFRIIHRDIDPSNILLTEGLVPKISDFGLATMLDQGQSEGKDQNFRGTRRYSAPELFYGKSYSMKSDVYSFGIVLLEIVTGSKAASFCKEDTDDLPTYVRQRWTHGTAYQLKDPRMGDAAPRGEIERCIHIGVRCVQDDPTMRPLMSYIRNTLAAIHP, encoded by the exons ATGAAAACTCGGACTGTCGTCTGGGTGGCAAACCGTGACACTCCAATCAAGGGCGGTAATGGAAGTCTTACCCTCAGCACAAATTCTCTGGACCTGCTGGATAGAAGAGGAAACAATGTTTGGTCAAGTAGAAGCAGGTTTAGCACCAACAGTCCACAAGCCTTCCTTCTCGACTCCGGAAACCTTGTCATCAACGACTCCATGTCAGGGACTCCAAATCCACTATGGCAAAGTTTTGCTGACCCCTGTGACACATTGTTGTCTGGTATGACAATTGGATATGACACATCCCCTACTATCCGATACATGCAACTCACATCGTGGAAGAGCCTTTCGGACCCGTCTACTGGGAGCTACAGCATCAAGCTCGACCCCAGACGACGTCCTCCTGAGCTCCTCTTGTTCAACGACACTACTTTGCTGTGCAGGACCGGTCCATGGAATGGTCAGGGGTTCAGTGGTCAACCTTATCTTAAGACAACAAACAAGTTGGCCTTTAACATGACTGTTCACGATGACAGTGCGTATTACTCGTTCACATCTTTGGACAGCTCAGTCCAGTGGCGATTTGTCATGAGCTCAGACGGCATTGCCCATCGCTGGTATAGCAATCCGAGCAAAGATGATTGGGTTGAATACTGGCACTggccccagagtcagtgtgatACCTATGCGTTCTGTGGTCCAAACGGCGCCTGCCTCAACGATGACTGCACTTGTCTGCAGGAATTTGTCCCCAGGTCGCCAAACGACTGGACCCAAAGGAACTTCACGGGTGGTTGTGTGAGGAACGCAACGCTTTCGTGCTCGTCGGCTAATGGATTTTACCGGTTGCAACATGTCAAGGTGCCTGATACATTGAACGCCACCATGGTGGGAGGCAAAAGCTTGGATGACTGCAAGGAGTTATGCTTAAAGAACTGCTCCTGCAGTGCTTATGCTCTGCTTGGAGAGAGTAATTGCGTTGTCTGGTCAGGAGATCTGGTAGATGTTGTTCTGTTTGTTGATGGAATCAACGATTTGTACACTCGAGTCTCTAGTAACAATCCCTCTCGTCCAG GTCCAAACGTTGCTATCGTTGTCTCTATTTCTGTGGTTGGAGTGTTGCTGTCAGTTTCTGCAATGCTAGGCTTCTGTTATCATCGAAGTCGACAAAAGCATTTACCACTAGCCCTTG AACAAGAACATGCTCCAGGGCCTAAGCTTGCGGCCAAGAATTTAGACCTTGATGCTATTAGAGTTGCCACCAACAATTTTGCAAACCAAAATTGTATTGTTTCTACCCGATCTAGAACCATATTCAAG GGAACGCTACCAAATTTTGGGGATTTGGCAATCAAAAGACTAAATACAGAAGCAGGACTTGAGGAGCTAAAAAATGAGGTGAAAATGCTTGCAAAGCTTGACCATCCGAACATCATAAGGATGCTGGGATCTTGCACAGGGAATAACGAAAACGTGATATGCTATGAATACATGCCTGGTGGTAGCCTTGATGCAGTCCTTTTTG CTGAAGATGAAAAGAGTGCAGTCCTCGACTGGCCTTCACGTCTTCACATCATGCAGGGGATTTGTGAAGGATTGTTATATCTGCATGAACATTTCAGAATTATTCACCGTGATATAGACCCTAGCAATATCCTACTTACTGAGGGCCTGGTCCCTAAAATTTCAGATTTTGGTCTTGCAACTATGCTTGATCAAGGCCAATCTGAAGGGAAGGATCAGAACTTTAGGGGAACACG TAGATACAGCGCTCCAGAGCTGTTTTACGGCAAGTCATACTCAATGAAGTCCGATGTGTACAGCTTTGGCATAGTACTTCTGGAGATTGTCACAGGCAGCAAAGCTGCATCGTTTTGCAAAGAAGATACTGATGACCTCCCTACATAT GTTCGTCAACGTTGGACTCACGGGACGGCATATCAGTTGAAGGATCCAAGAATGGGGGATGCTGCTCCTAGAGGGGAGATAGAAAGATGCATCCATATAGGCGTCCGTTGCGTTCAGGATGATCCAACCATGAGGCCTCTCATGTCGTACATTAGGAACACATTAGCAGCAATTCACCCTTAG